A genomic stretch from Catenulispora sp. GP43 includes:
- a CDS encoding LLM class flavin-dependent oxidoreductase, which yields MKFLTISLIVHAPDPTTGAQVPTNERFRQVVDAAVLAEELGFDGFGVGERHERPFISSSPTVVLSHIAAKTSRIKLFTAVTTLSLLDPVRAYEDYATLDHLSGGRLELIIGKGNGSAQRELFHVTPEDQWDRNAESYELFRRIWREDKVTATAKFRPSLTDAEVWPRPFQQPIRVWHGSATSRESVDLAARYGDPLFSANVTNPIEPYAELIRYYRERWAFHGHDPAKAAVGAGTAGFYAAATSQEALRGYAPVFAGHLAMSKRLGIEPVFPTLEDFVARSSALIGSPQQILEKVHRYHGQFGHTVLHLQAEPSGLTPAEHRASLERFQAEIAPVLRREIPDPPWDWDARPDGTAGAPTADPAGEQPGSGWPPHLIPTLQGA from the coding sequence ATGAAGTTCCTGACGATATCGCTGATCGTGCACGCCCCGGATCCGACCACCGGCGCGCAGGTCCCGACGAACGAGCGGTTCCGGCAGGTCGTGGACGCCGCGGTGCTCGCCGAGGAGTTGGGCTTCGACGGCTTCGGCGTCGGCGAGCGCCACGAGCGGCCGTTCATCTCCTCCTCGCCGACCGTGGTGCTCAGCCACATCGCGGCGAAGACCAGCCGCATCAAGCTGTTCACGGCCGTGACGACGCTGAGCCTGCTGGACCCGGTGCGCGCGTATGAGGACTATGCGACGCTCGACCATCTGTCGGGCGGCCGCCTGGAACTCATCATCGGCAAGGGAAACGGCTCGGCGCAGCGCGAGCTGTTCCATGTGACGCCGGAAGACCAGTGGGACCGCAACGCCGAGTCCTACGAACTGTTCCGCCGGATCTGGCGCGAGGACAAGGTCACGGCCACCGCGAAGTTCCGGCCGTCCCTCACCGACGCGGAGGTCTGGCCGCGTCCGTTCCAGCAGCCGATCCGGGTCTGGCACGGCAGCGCGACGTCGAGGGAATCGGTCGACCTGGCCGCGCGCTACGGCGACCCGCTGTTCTCGGCGAACGTCACCAACCCGATCGAGCCCTACGCCGAGCTGATCCGCTACTACCGCGAACGCTGGGCGTTCCACGGCCACGACCCGGCGAAGGCCGCGGTCGGCGCGGGCACCGCCGGCTTCTACGCGGCGGCCACCTCGCAGGAGGCGCTGCGCGGCTACGCCCCGGTGTTCGCCGGCCATCTGGCGATGTCCAAGCGGCTGGGCATCGAGCCGGTGTTCCCGACGCTGGAGGACTTCGTGGCCCGCAGCTCGGCGCTGATCGGCAGCCCGCAGCAGATCCTTGAGAAGGTCCACCGGTACCACGGGCAGTTCGGACACACGGTTCTTCACCTCCAGGCCGAGCCCTCGGGCCTGACCCCGGCCGAGCACCGGGCTTCGTTGGAGCGGTTCCAGGCGGAGATCGCGCCGGTGCTGCGGCGGGAGATCCCGGATCCGCCGTGGGACTGGGATGCGCGACCGGATGGCACGGCCGGCGCACCGACCGCCGACCCCGCCGGCGAGCAGCCGGGCTCCGGTTGGCCGCCGCACCTCATACCCACCTTGCAAGGAGCCTGA
- a CDS encoding NtaA/DmoA family FMN-dependent monooxygenase (This protein belongs to a clade of FMN-dependent monooxygenases, within a broader family of flavin-dependent oxidoreductases, the luciferase-like monooxygenase (LMM) family, some of whose members use coenzyme F420 rather than FMN.): MSKPVKQIHLAAHFPGVNNTTVWSDPAAGSHIQFDSFAHFAKTAERAKFDFVFLAEGLRLREQGGQIYDLDVVGRPDTFTVLAALAAVTERIGLTGTINSTFNEPYEVARQFASLDHLSAGRAAWNVVTSWDAFTGENFRRGGYLAEQDRYDRAETFLRTAWELFDSWDGYRIEADKESGVFLSDPKAGTFEHHDRHFDISGRFNVPTSPQGRPVIFQAGDSDAGREFAAAAADAIFGRHSQLEPGQAFYSDVKRRLPAYGRTSEDLLILPAATFVLGDTDAEAAELAVEVRRAQVSGQTAIKFLEQLWNRDLSAYDPDGPLPRVDPDVSGDSISKGRAADRLYRDRIAVAREYREQAEAKGLSIRELMIERTSRQSFIGSAETIATQIDELVQADAADGYILVPHVTPGGLDAFADRVVPILQERGRFRADYEGTTLRDHLGLGAARKTAAPVPAGAVR; the protein is encoded by the coding sequence ATGAGCAAGCCCGTGAAGCAGATCCACCTGGCCGCGCACTTCCCCGGCGTCAACAACACCACGGTGTGGAGCGACCCGGCCGCCGGCAGCCACATCCAGTTCGACTCCTTCGCGCACTTCGCGAAGACCGCCGAGCGCGCCAAGTTCGACTTCGTCTTCCTGGCCGAGGGCCTGCGGCTGCGCGAGCAGGGCGGGCAGATCTACGACCTGGACGTGGTCGGCCGCCCCGACACCTTCACCGTGCTGGCGGCGCTGGCCGCCGTCACCGAGCGCATCGGCCTGACCGGCACCATCAACTCCACCTTCAACGAGCCCTACGAGGTGGCCCGGCAGTTCGCGTCGCTGGACCACCTGTCCGCCGGGCGCGCCGCCTGGAACGTCGTCACCTCCTGGGACGCCTTCACCGGCGAGAACTTCCGGCGCGGCGGCTACCTCGCCGAGCAGGACCGGTACGACCGCGCCGAGACGTTCCTGCGCACCGCGTGGGAGCTGTTCGACTCCTGGGACGGCTACCGGATCGAGGCGGACAAGGAATCAGGGGTCTTCCTCTCCGATCCCAAGGCCGGCACGTTCGAGCACCACGACCGGCACTTCGACATCTCCGGCCGGTTCAACGTCCCGACCTCGCCGCAGGGCCGCCCGGTCATCTTCCAGGCCGGCGACTCCGACGCCGGCCGGGAGTTCGCGGCAGCCGCCGCCGACGCCATCTTCGGGCGGCACAGCCAGCTGGAACCGGGCCAGGCGTTCTACTCCGACGTCAAGCGCCGCCTGCCCGCGTACGGCCGCACGTCCGAGGACCTGCTGATCCTGCCGGCCGCCACCTTCGTGCTCGGCGACACCGACGCCGAGGCCGCGGAGCTGGCCGTGGAGGTGCGGCGCGCGCAGGTGAGCGGGCAGACCGCGATCAAGTTCCTGGAGCAGCTGTGGAACCGGGACCTGAGCGCCTACGACCCGGACGGTCCGCTGCCGCGCGTCGATCCGGACGTCTCCGGCGACTCGATATCCAAGGGCCGCGCCGCGGACCGGCTGTACCGGGACCGGATCGCGGTGGCCCGGGAATACCGCGAGCAGGCCGAGGCCAAGGGCCTGTCCATCAGGGAACTGATGATTGAGAGGACCTCGCGGCAGTCGTTCATCGGCTCCGCCGAGACCATCGCGACGCAGATCGACGAGCTGGTGCAGGCCGACGCCGCGGACGGGTACATCCTGGTGCCGCACGTCACCCCCGGCGGCCTGGACGCGTTCGCAGACCGCGTGGTGCCGATCCTTCAGGAGCGCGGCCGGTTCCGCGCGGACTACGAGGGCACGACCCTGCGCGACCATCTGGGGCTGGGCGCGGCCCGTAAGACTGCCGCGCCGGTCCCGGCGGGGGCCGTGCGATGA
- a CDS encoding LLM class flavin-dependent oxidoreductase, producing MSPDPLLHLAVALDGAGWHPAAWREPDARPAELFSGAYWTDLVAEAEEGLLDFVTIEDSFGIQSTDFNDVDDRVDQVRGRLDAVLTAARTAPATSRVGIVPTVVSTHTEPFHLSKAVATLDYAARGRAGLRIQISAKPHEYALLGRRTTEPVALADINTAEVQARIADHFSEAADYVEVVRRLWDSWEDDAEIRDAATGRFIDRAKLHHIDFEGDWFDVRGPSITPRPPQGQPVVTALGHATIPYQLIARAADVGFVTPHDRDGAAAIVAEIRREQEFAGRGSQTLHVFGDLVVFLDATAAAAEERRARLDEAAGTPYTSDAHIFAGTASELADLLADWRHAGLTGYRLRPATLPHDLLGITRELVPELQARGLFRTAYQASTLRGHLGLPRPANRYAAADPAVDPAVDRAAEAAPATAGAGH from the coding sequence ATGTCCCCCGATCCCTTGCTGCACCTGGCCGTCGCCCTCGACGGCGCGGGCTGGCACCCGGCCGCCTGGCGCGAACCGGACGCCCGCCCCGCCGAGCTGTTCAGCGGCGCCTACTGGACCGACCTGGTCGCCGAGGCCGAGGAAGGCCTGCTCGACTTCGTCACCATCGAGGACTCCTTCGGGATCCAGAGCACTGACTTCAACGACGTCGACGACCGGGTGGACCAGGTCCGGGGCCGGCTGGACGCGGTGCTGACCGCGGCCCGGACCGCGCCGGCCACCTCGCGCGTCGGGATCGTGCCGACCGTGGTGTCCACCCACACCGAGCCCTTCCACCTGTCCAAGGCCGTCGCCACGCTGGACTACGCGGCGCGCGGCCGGGCCGGCCTGCGGATCCAGATATCGGCCAAGCCGCACGAGTACGCGCTGCTCGGCCGGCGCACCACCGAGCCGGTGGCGCTGGCGGACATCAACACCGCCGAGGTCCAGGCCCGCATCGCCGACCACTTCAGCGAGGCCGCCGACTACGTCGAGGTGGTGCGGCGGCTGTGGGACAGCTGGGAGGACGACGCCGAGATCCGCGACGCCGCCACCGGCCGGTTCATCGACCGGGCCAAGCTGCACCACATCGACTTCGAGGGCGACTGGTTCGACGTGCGGGGCCCGTCGATCACCCCGCGCCCGCCGCAGGGCCAGCCGGTGGTCACCGCGCTCGGCCACGCGACGATCCCCTACCAGCTCATCGCGCGCGCCGCCGACGTCGGCTTCGTCACCCCGCACGACCGGGACGGCGCGGCGGCGATCGTCGCGGAGATCCGGCGCGAGCAGGAGTTCGCCGGCCGGGGCTCGCAGACCCTGCACGTCTTCGGCGACCTCGTGGTCTTCCTCGACGCCACGGCCGCGGCCGCCGAGGAGCGCCGGGCCCGGCTGGACGAGGCCGCGGGCACGCCGTACACCAGCGACGCGCACATCTTCGCCGGAACCGCCTCGGAGCTGGCCGACCTGCTGGCCGACTGGCGGCACGCCGGCCTGACCGGCTACCGGCTGCGCCCGGCGACCCTGCCGCACGACCTGCTCGGCATCACCCGCGAGCTGGTGCCGGAGCTCCAGGCCCGCGGCTTGTTCCGCACCGCGTATCAGGCCTCGACCCTGCGCGGGCACCTGGGCCTGCCGCGGCCCGCCAACCGTTACGCCGCGGCCGATCCGGCCGTCGATCCGGCCGTCGATCGCGCCGCCGAAGCCGCCCCCGCGACGGCCGGCGCCGGGCACTAG
- a CDS encoding putative leader peptide → MKALPTATGYYSRRHIDLQRIASALCPALPRL, encoded by the coding sequence GTGAAGGCGTTGCCCACGGCCACCGGCTATTACTCGCGGCGCCACATCGACCTGCAGCGCATCGCCAGCGCCCTGTGTCCCGCGCTGCCGCGCCTCTGA
- a CDS encoding GNAT family N-acetyltransferase yields MPTKSADPSVPSHVLDDPARASLLGAHARFAESVGAVLRYDPEVSVFVSVPPNPGEHDWRDAAKLLGPGGRLAVGGLTATPPPDWEQIMNVPGVQMIAEDVAAAPDPEAVRLGAADVPEMLALIERTNPGPFLPRTVEMGTYLGIRREGRLIAMAGERLHPPGFTEISAVCTDADARGQGLATRLVHAVAHGIVERGETPFLHASAANVTAIRLYEALGFRLRRELLFAAYLVPVRDAD; encoded by the coding sequence ATGCCAACAAAGTCCGCTGATCCGTCAGTCCCGTCTCACGTCTTGGACGATCCGGCCCGCGCCTCGCTGCTCGGAGCCCATGCCCGGTTCGCCGAATCGGTCGGCGCGGTGCTGCGCTACGACCCCGAGGTCTCCGTCTTCGTCTCCGTGCCGCCGAACCCCGGCGAGCACGACTGGCGCGACGCCGCCAAACTGCTCGGCCCCGGCGGCCGGCTGGCCGTCGGCGGGCTCACGGCGACGCCGCCGCCGGACTGGGAGCAGATCATGAACGTGCCCGGGGTGCAGATGATCGCCGAGGACGTGGCCGCCGCGCCGGATCCCGAGGCCGTCCGGCTCGGCGCCGCGGACGTGCCGGAGATGCTCGCGCTCATCGAGCGCACCAATCCCGGGCCGTTCCTGCCCCGGACCGTCGAGATGGGCACCTACCTGGGCATCCGCCGCGAGGGCCGGCTGATCGCGATGGCCGGCGAGCGCCTGCACCCGCCGGGCTTCACCGAGATCAGCGCGGTGTGCACCGATGCCGACGCCCGCGGCCAGGGGCTGGCCACCCGCCTGGTGCACGCCGTCGCGCACGGCATCGTCGAGCGCGGCGAGACGCCGTTCCTGCACGCCTCCGCCGCGAACGTCACCGCGATCCGGCTCTACGAGGCGCTCGGTTTCCGGCTGCGGCGCGAGCTCCTGTTCGCCGCGTACCTCGTTCCCGTCCGCGATGCGGACTGA
- a CDS encoding amino acid ABC transporter permease: MASDEQLLAARLVAPRRPGLWISAAFLALLAAMLVHTLITNKRFQWPVVRGYFFERSVVHGLELTIWLTGAVLVTGYLLGTAVAAARLSRNPILKSLGFGFVWLIRSVPMLVQLLFWYELASLYPRLSLGIPFGPEFATFKTAHLFGGILAAYVALSLDVAAFSAEIIRGGILAVPAGQVEAAQALGLGRGRIFRRIVLPQAMPAIVPASGNLLIGMLKATSIVSVIAVQDLLYSAQLIYNENFQIIPLLLVATLWYIVLTTVLSIGQYFVERRYARGTSRRGEGFGTLFRRNLPLFGGAGLATGSGS, translated from the coding sequence ATGGCTTCTGACGAACAACTGCTCGCTGCCCGCCTGGTGGCCCCGCGCCGCCCCGGACTGTGGATATCCGCCGCGTTCCTGGCGCTGCTGGCCGCGATGCTGGTCCACACACTGATCACCAACAAACGCTTCCAATGGCCGGTGGTGCGCGGCTACTTCTTCGAGCGCTCGGTCGTGCACGGCCTTGAGCTCACGATCTGGCTGACCGGCGCGGTGCTGGTCACCGGCTACCTCCTCGGCACTGCGGTGGCCGCCGCGCGGCTGTCGAGGAACCCGATCCTGAAGTCCCTGGGCTTCGGTTTCGTCTGGCTCATCCGCTCGGTGCCGATGCTGGTCCAGCTGCTGTTCTGGTACGAGCTCGCCTCGCTGTACCCCAGGCTGTCGCTCGGGATCCCGTTCGGTCCGGAGTTCGCCACGTTCAAGACCGCGCACCTGTTCGGCGGGATCCTCGCCGCCTACGTCGCGCTGAGCCTGGACGTCGCGGCGTTCTCCGCCGAGATCATCCGCGGCGGCATCCTGGCGGTGCCGGCCGGCCAGGTCGAGGCGGCGCAGGCGCTGGGGCTGGGGCGCGGCCGGATCTTCCGGCGGATCGTGCTGCCGCAGGCGATGCCGGCGATCGTGCCGGCCTCGGGCAACCTGCTGATCGGGATGCTCAAGGCGACCTCGATCGTCAGCGTCATCGCGGTGCAGGACCTGCTGTACTCCGCGCAGCTCATCTACAACGAGAACTTCCAGATCATCCCGCTGCTGCTGGTGGCGACGCTGTGGTACATCGTCCTGACCACCGTGCTGTCGATCGGGCAGTACTTCGTCGAACGGCGCTACGCCCGCGGGACCAGCCGGCGCGGCGAGGGCTTCGGCACGCTGTTCCGGCGCAACCTGCCGCTGTTCGGCGGGGCCGGCCTGGCCACGGGGAGCGGATCGTGA
- a CDS encoding amino acid ABC transporter ATP-binding protein, with translation MSGDAARPLVRVRGLKKSFGAHRVLDGVDLDVAEGSVTVLLGPSGSGKSTLLRCVNHLERPDAGFVEVAGAVVGYRYRDGRLHELPAREITRQRTQVGMVFQQFNLFPHLTVLENLVEAPVSVRGAAKAQAAAKAGELLARVGLAGRESAYPRELSGGQQQRVAIARALAMEPRLLLFDEPTSALDPELVGEVLGVIRDLAVGGMTMIIVTHEIGFAREVADQAVFLDGGRIVEVGAPADVLDRPGNDRARAFLSAVL, from the coding sequence GTGAGCGGGGACGCGGCGCGGCCGCTGGTGCGGGTCAGGGGCCTGAAGAAGAGCTTCGGCGCGCACCGCGTGCTCGACGGCGTCGACCTGGACGTCGCCGAGGGCTCGGTGACGGTGCTGCTCGGGCCGTCCGGTTCGGGCAAGTCCACGCTGCTGCGCTGCGTGAACCACCTGGAGCGGCCGGACGCCGGCTTCGTCGAGGTGGCCGGGGCCGTGGTCGGTTACCGGTACCGCGACGGCCGGCTGCACGAACTGCCGGCGCGCGAGATCACCAGGCAGCGCACGCAGGTCGGCATGGTCTTCCAGCAGTTCAACCTGTTCCCGCATCTCACAGTGCTGGAAAACCTCGTCGAGGCGCCGGTTTCGGTGCGCGGCGCCGCGAAGGCGCAGGCGGCCGCCAAGGCCGGCGAGCTGCTGGCCCGGGTCGGCCTGGCCGGCCGGGAGAGCGCCTATCCCCGCGAGCTGTCCGGCGGCCAGCAGCAGCGCGTGGCCATCGCCCGGGCACTGGCCATGGAGCCGCGGCTGCTGCTGTTCGACGAGCCGACCTCGGCGCTGGACCCCGAGCTGGTCGGCGAGGTGCTCGGGGTGATCCGGGACCTCGCGGTCGGCGGGATGACGATGATCATCGTCACCCACGAGATCGGGTTCGCGCGGGAGGTCGCCGACCAGGCGGTGTTCCTGGACGGCGGCCGGATCGTCGAGGTCGGCGCGCCCGCCGACGTCCTGGACCGGCCGGGCAACGACCGTGCGCGGGCGTTCCTGTCCGCCGTGCTTTAG
- a CDS encoding transporter substrate-binding domain-containing protein has product MTTPGRLGLFLKPGRRSPLAAFGAAAILALTAACGSASSPASASKAAAGAPVAAEGSTSASLPTQDVVSGVQTDPALKAELPAAIAARGTLLLGTTQPTGLAGLPHDGVSAGKEVGLDVDLRNAIAKKLGVTWDTQYGTFQTIIPGTQNGKFDVGWGNFGVTKAREQIVDFATYLTDGQSFLGASSVSADKISTLTDLCGYTVATSPGSTFQQILTDGAAKCAAAGRKPYQVQYFSDSAPIFLGLANGKIDVMFGPTLSVKYDAGHVPGTKFLGQISSTPVGLVTAKGSPLAKPLSDAVNALIADGSYAKIFAKWGVVDTEVKASQVNPDPSL; this is encoded by the coding sequence GTGACGACCCCCGGCCGGCTGGGCCTTTTCCTAAAACCAGGCCGTCGATCGCCCCTTGCCGCTTTCGGGGCGGCCGCCATTCTCGCGCTGACCGCGGCCTGCGGTTCGGCCTCGTCCCCGGCCTCGGCCTCGAAGGCCGCCGCCGGTGCGCCGGTGGCCGCCGAAGGCAGTACGTCGGCCTCGCTGCCGACGCAGGACGTCGTGTCCGGCGTCCAGACCGACCCCGCGCTGAAGGCCGAACTGCCCGCCGCCATCGCCGCGCGCGGCACCCTGCTGCTGGGCACCACACAGCCCACCGGCCTGGCCGGCCTTCCCCACGACGGCGTGTCCGCCGGCAAGGAAGTGGGCCTGGACGTCGATTTGCGCAACGCGATAGCCAAGAAGCTCGGCGTCACCTGGGACACCCAGTACGGCACGTTCCAGACCATCATCCCGGGCACCCAGAACGGCAAGTTCGACGTGGGCTGGGGCAACTTCGGGGTGACCAAGGCGCGCGAGCAGATCGTCGACTTCGCCACGTACCTCACCGACGGCCAGTCGTTCCTCGGCGCGTCGAGTGTTTCCGCCGACAAGATCAGTACCCTGACGGACCTGTGCGGCTACACCGTCGCGACCAGTCCCGGCTCGACGTTCCAGCAGATCCTCACCGACGGCGCGGCCAAGTGCGCGGCCGCCGGCAGGAAGCCGTACCAGGTCCAGTACTTCTCCGACAGCGCCCCGATCTTCCTGGGCCTGGCCAACGGGAAGATCGACGTGATGTTCGGCCCCACGCTGAGCGTGAAGTACGACGCCGGGCACGTGCCGGGCACCAAGTTCCTCGGTCAGATCAGCTCCACGCCGGTCGGCCTGGTCACGGCCAAGGGCTCGCCGCTGGCCAAGCCGCTGTCCGACGCGGTGAACGCGCTGATCGCCGACGGCAGCTACGCGAAGATCTTCGCCAAGTGGGGGGTCGTCGACACCGAGGTGAAGGCCTCGCAGGTGAACCCGGATCCGAGCCTGTGA
- a CDS encoding amino acid ABC transporter permease translates to MGLSAESVESVGGVAAAGAGAGAVTVTGSPDPELSTQRVIPLRHPGRWIATIAVLVVAAQFVHGLATNPFYQWGRFGYWFARPVILRGLWVTLEVTALSAVLGLLGGVVLALARLSHNPVLRTISWVYIWLFRSIPLIVVLLILFNFSALYRTLSLGVPFGPSFFRFDENKLATELVVATIGLSLNEAAYAAEVVRGGILSVGRGQREAAAALGLPKWYQFRRIVLPQALRAIVPAYVNQLIGLIKGTSLVFYVSLLDLFGQVQTMSSTYPGDVVPLLLVATAWYVILTSLVSVAQYWIERRLRAGERR, encoded by the coding sequence ATGGGGCTCTCCGCCGAATCCGTCGAATCCGTCGGGGGTGTCGCCGCCGCCGGGGCCGGGGCCGGGGCCGTCACGGTCACCGGGAGCCCGGACCCGGAGCTGAGCACGCAGCGGGTCATCCCGCTTCGCCATCCGGGCCGCTGGATCGCGACCATCGCAGTGCTCGTAGTGGCCGCGCAGTTCGTGCACGGCCTGGCGACCAACCCGTTCTACCAGTGGGGCCGCTTCGGGTACTGGTTCGCGCGTCCGGTCATCCTGCGCGGTCTGTGGGTCACGCTGGAGGTCACCGCGCTGTCGGCGGTGCTGGGCCTGCTCGGCGGCGTCGTGCTGGCGCTGGCCCGGCTGTCGCACAATCCGGTGCTGCGTACGATCAGCTGGGTCTACATCTGGCTGTTCCGCTCGATCCCGCTGATCGTGGTGCTGCTGATCCTGTTCAACTTCAGCGCGCTTTACCGGACCCTGAGTCTGGGGGTGCCGTTCGGGCCGAGCTTCTTCCGCTTCGACGAGAACAAGCTGGCCACCGAACTGGTCGTGGCCACGATCGGGCTGAGCCTGAACGAGGCCGCCTATGCCGCCGAGGTGGTGCGCGGGGGGATCCTGTCGGTGGGGCGCGGGCAGCGGGAGGCGGCCGCCGCGCTGGGGTTGCCGAAGTGGTACCAGTTCCGGCGGATCGTGCTGCCGCAGGCGCTGCGCGCGATCGTGCCCGCCTATGTCAATCAGCTGATCGGGCTGATCAAGGGCACCTCGCTGGTGTTCTACGTCTCGCTGCTGGACCTGTTCGGCCAGGTGCAGACGATGAGCAGCACCTATCCCGGGGACGTGGTGCCGCTGCTGCTGGTGGCCACGGCCTGGTACGTGATCCTGACCAGCCTGGTGTCGGTGGCGCAGTACTGGATCGAGCGCCGGCTGCGGGCGGGGGAGCGCCGATGA
- a CDS encoding amino acid ABC transporter ATP-binding protein produces MSALAAAVEVRKASKWFGVHKVLDDVDLTVCPGHVTVIIGPSGAGKSTLLRAINHLEKLDAGHVSVNGVLIGVRQHGTRLKELSERAILAQRADIGFVFQSFNLFPHLTALENVAAAPVATGRATRAEARERALELLASVGLAEKADAYPGQLSGGQQQRVAIARALALRPGVVLFDEPTSALDPELVGEVLAAMKDLAGTGTTLVVVTHEIGFAREAADQVVFMDGGRIVEQGTPEEVLDRPRHPRTREFLSKVL; encoded by the coding sequence ATGAGCGCGCTCGCCGCCGCGGTCGAGGTCCGCAAGGCCAGCAAGTGGTTCGGCGTGCACAAGGTGCTCGACGACGTCGACCTGACGGTGTGCCCGGGCCACGTCACCGTCATCATCGGCCCCTCGGGCGCGGGGAAGTCCACGCTGCTGCGCGCGATCAACCATCTGGAGAAGCTGGACGCCGGCCACGTGTCGGTGAACGGCGTCCTGATCGGCGTCCGGCAGCACGGGACGCGGCTGAAGGAGCTGAGCGAGCGCGCGATCCTGGCTCAGAGAGCTGATATCGGCTTCGTGTTCCAGAGCTTCAATCTGTTCCCGCATCTGACGGCGCTGGAGAACGTCGCCGCGGCGCCGGTGGCCACCGGCCGGGCGACCAGGGCTGAAGCGCGAGAGCGGGCATTGGAGCTGCTGGCCTCGGTCGGGCTGGCCGAGAAGGCCGACGCCTATCCGGGGCAGCTGTCCGGCGGGCAGCAGCAACGGGTCGCCATCGCGCGGGCGCTCGCGCTGCGGCCCGGCGTGGTGTTGTTCGACGAGCCGACGTCCGCGCTGGATCCGGAGCTGGTCGGCGAGGTGCTGGCGGCCATGAAGGACCTGGCCGGGACGGGGACCACGCTGGTCGTCGTCACGCACGAGATCGGGTTCGCGCGCGAGGCCGCCGACCAGGTGGTGTTCATGGACGGCGGCCGGATCGTCGAGCAGGGCACGCCCGAAGAAGTCCTCGACCGGCCGCGGCATCCGCGTACCCGCGAGTTCCTCAGCAAGGTTCTTTAA